CTCAGATTAGAGTTTTTTAATAATTTTTTACTTTTTTCAACTCTAAATATATTTAAAAAATTAGTGAATGTATATCCTGTTTCAGATTTAAATATTTTACAAAAATAGCTTTTATTTATATTTAGTTCATTACAAATCGAATCAATAGATATAGGTGAATCAAAGTTTTTTATAGAGTACTCAACAGCTTTTTTTACATAAGGACTAAATTGATGATTTATCCTACCTTTACTAAATTTGTCATCATTAATTGTTGTTAATAAATTATATACATATTTTATACAAGTATTAGGTAAGTAATGGATGTTTATATATGTATTATCAACAGATCTAAATGGTCCTACAATAAAAAAACCTTTATTTTTATCAAATTTAGATATAGGAACTAGTAGAAAGTTTATATTATCTTCAAAATCAATTATAGAAAATGGATAGTTTTCTTTAAGACCTTTTATTTTTTCTATAAATAGATCACTCGAAGTGAAATCTTCTAATTGTTCATTTACTCCTACGCTATAAATCAAATTATAATTTTCATCAATAGCTTTTATAGGTAACTGAAGACAATAAAAAAAGTCCTCTAGTATGTTAGCGATAGTATGCAAAAAGTTTACCTCCTTTAAATTAATATAAATATATTTATAAAAAAACAAATATATTTAAGCAAAAATAATGTATTTTAAATAAAATATTGGTTATAAATGAAAATCACTATCAATATATTATTAACTTTAAACGAAGAAAAGTCAATATAAAACAATAATAAATACTAATTAACAATGATTATCAGTAATGATAATATACAAATATAATTATATAGAGGGAGATAGATATGAAATACATAAAATCAATATTATCAGTAATGCTAGTTGCAGTATTTATGATGGCATCAGGAATAAATGCAAGTGCTTTAGAATTAAGTGAAGTTGAAAGTGGAATTTATGAAGTACAAAATGATGTAAATCATGAAAGTGAAATAGGAATGAGTATGGCAAGAAGTTACTTAGATCCAACTATGAAATTAGAGATTAAAGGTGGTAAAGTATATTATACCATTAAATTTAGTGGTGCAAATTATATGAAAGACCACAAAATTTCAATAAATGGTGAAAATGTAAATCTTGATATAATCAATGAAGATAATGAAAACCATACAATAGAATTAGGTTTTGAAACAGATACAATAGAACCAGATATGAAAGCTAGTATGTATGTAGATGCTATGGGTAGAGATGTTGAGTTTGGAATAATAACTAAAACAGATACTTTAAAATTAATAGAAAAGATAGAAGAGCCTGAAGAAGAAGTGGTTGAAGAAGAAGTGGTTGAAGAAGAAGTGGTTGAAGAAGAAGCAAACTCAACAGTTGAGGCAGCAACTGATACAACAAGTAATAATAATACTATCTTATATGTAGGTATAGGAGTTGTAGTTGTTTTAGTAGCTGCGTTTCTTATAATGAAGGGTAAAAAATAAGATATGAAATCTAAAACTTCTAAAATATTAATAATAGTGGGCCTACTAATTTGTGTAGGCTCACTATCTATAAAGGGCTATTCAAAGTATCTAGAAAATAAAGCAACTAAAAGTTTTGAAGAAAAAATAGATAAAAATACTAAAGAATCTAAAGAAGATGATTTTACAAATGTAAAAGCTGGAGATGAAATAGCAATTATAAATATACCATCTATAAAACTAAATACAGTAGTAGTTGAAAGTATTGAAAAACAATACTTAAAACATTATGTATGTCATTTTGAAAATAGTGCTATGCCAGGGCAATATGGAAATTTTTCTTTAGCAGGTCATAGTAGTTACAGATATAATGAGGTATTTAATGAACTTCATAAAATCAGTCTAGAGGATGAAATAATAATAAAAACTTTAAATAATGAATTTACATATGTAGTAAAAGATATTTTTGAAGTTGATCCAGAGGATACCTATGTATTAGATCAAGATAACGAAAAAAAAGAGCTAACAATAGTTACTTGTACTAATAATGGTAAAAACAGATTAATAGTTAAAGCTGAAATAGCTGAAGATGAAAATAATAATAAATAGGAGAGAGATTATGAAAGTTAAAAAATATATAACTTCTATAGTTATGATGACGTTATCACTAGCTTTAACTGTAGGATGTTCAAGCAGTGAAACAAATGATAAACAAACTAATGAAGTAAATTCAGGAGAAGAAGTCGTAGTTGCAACTTCAGTAGCAGTTACAGAAATATTAGATAAATTAGGTGTAAAAGTAAGTGGTGTTCCAACTACTTCTTATGATTTACCAGAAAGTGCGAAAGATGCAACCGAAGTAGGAAGTCCAATGAACCCAGATATGGAAATAATAAAATCACTAAATCCAACAGTAGTAGTATCAGTAGATACTTTAGGTGAAGACTATAAAAAGACTTTTACGCAAAATAATATACCAAGTGAGTTTGTAAACTTAACTAATGTGGATGGTTTAAAAGAAACAGTAAAAACATTAGGAGAAAGATTTGATAAAACTGATAAAGCAAATGAAATATTAAAAGAATTAGAAGATAAAGAAGCAGCTTTAAGTAATAAAGAAAAAAATGATGAAAAAGTAATGATACTTTTTGGAGCTCCAGGATCAGTGATGATAGGAACAAATAAATCTTATGTAGGTAATTTAGTTCAAATCTGTGGAGGAAATAACGTATTTAGTGAAGGAAGTTCTTCATATATACAGGTTAATATGGAAGAAATAATAAAAGCAAATCCTGATAAAATACTTGTAATGATGCACGCTTTACCAGAAGAAACTAAAAAAACTGTAGAACAAGAACTTGCAAAGGATTCTTGGAAAAGTATAAATGCAGTAAAAAATGATAAAGTAATTTATTTAGACACTGAATATTTTGGAATGAGTGCAAATCTAAAGGCTATAGAAGCTTTAGATATATTAGGAGATATATTATATGAGCAGTAAAATACTTAATTTAGAAAATAATAAAAAATTAATATATATATTAATATCTATAGTAGTCTTAGCTACTATAGTTCTTTATTCAATAAAAACTGGAAGTATAGAAATAAGCTTTAATGAATTAATAAAAGGATTAATGAGTAACGATAACAGTGGTAATATTGGAATAATTAAGGATATAAGATTACCTAGAGTCTTATCTGCCGTATTAATAGGCTCAAGTTTAGGTGTAGCGGGTACACTATTACAAGCAGTTATGAAAAATCCTTTAGCTGATCCAGGAATTACTGGGATATCATCTGGAGCTAGTTTAGTGGCTATAATAATTATGGTATTTTTCCCAGGATTAAATGAATTTAAGCCAGTAGTTTCATTTATAGGTGGAAGTGTTGCTGGTATAATGGTTTATTTAATAGCTTATGATAAAGGGTTTTCACCTATAAGAATAGTTTTAGCAGGTGTTGCTATAAATGCTTTACTTACATCTATGGCATCCATAGTTACTATGTTTAATGGTGGAGTACAAAATAGTATAGATATGTGGTTAAGTGGAAGTCTAGCAACAGTAACTAAAAGTGATGTAAATATATTAGCAATATGTACTATATTAGGTATAAGCTTAGCGTTAATGACAGGTAAAACTTGTAATTTACTATCTTTAGGGGATAAAACTTCTAAAAGTTTAGGAGTAGATACTACAAAGCAAACTATAATTATATCAGCTATAGCAGTATTTTTAGCAAGTACATCAACTGGTGTAGGTGGAGTAATATCTTTTGTAGGTCTTATAGTACCTCATATAGCAAGATTTATAATAGGCTCAAATCACAACTATCTAATACCATTTAGTTCTATATTAGGAAGTATTTTACTAGTACTTGCAGATACGTTAGGCAGAACTATGTTTAAACCTTATGAAATACCAGTTGGTCTTGTAATGTCAGTTATAGGTGCTCCATTCTTTATATATCTGCTTAAAAGGAGAAAAAGATAATGTTAAAAGGAAAAAATATAGATTTTTCATATAGCAAAGATAAGACTTTTATAAAAAATTTAAATATAGATATACCAAAAGGAAAAGTAACTACAATACTTGGTCCAAATGGAAGTGGTAAGTCAACATTACTTAGTATTCTATCTTGTTTTAATAAGCCACAAAAAGGTGATATATATTTAGATGATATAAAATTAAATAAGTTAAAGTATAAAGAAATAGCAAAACATATAGCTTGTGTACATCAGCATAATAGTGCACCAGAGGATATAGATGTAGAAACTTTAGTAAGTTATGGTAGAAGTCCTTATAAAAAAAATAAAAAGGAAGATAAAAGATTAATTGATTTTGCAATAAAGGCTACAAATCTATCAGAAATAAGACATGAAAAGGTAATGGATTTATCAGGAGGTCAAAGGCAAAGAGCTTTTATAGCTATGTCTTTAGCTCAAAATACAGAAGTTTTACTACTTGATGAACCAACAACTTATTTAGATATATACCATCAAATAGAAATACTAGAAGTTGTTAAAAAGCTTAATGAAGAGCATAACATAACTATAGTTATGGTACTTCATGATATAAATCAAGCTATAAAATATAGTCATAATATAGTAATTATGAAAAATGGATCAATTGTAAATGAAGGAAGTCCATCTAAAATAATAAATGAGAATATTATAAAAGATGTTTATCAGGTAGAAGGATTTATAGGAAAAGATGAGGATGAAATTTATTTTATTCCACGAAAAGTTTGCTAGGAGGAGAGTAGAATGAGTAAATTAAAAAAGGCAATGTACTTATTAGTTGGATTAATAGCATTTGTACTAGGTTTTATAGGAATATTTTTACCACTACTACCAACAACACCATTATTTTTATTAACATCATTTTGTTTATTAAAAAGTAGTGAAAAATTAAATGAAAAGTTTATGCAAACTAAGATGTACGAAAAATATGTAAAATCATTTGTAGAAAAAGGTGGAATGACTTTAAAAGCAAAACTTTGCTTAACAGTTCCAGTATCACTATTACTACTGTTTATGTTTTTAACTATAGAAAATACAATGATGAGAATGATAATCATAATAATGTGGTTGGCAAAAGTAATAGTATTTACAAGGATGAAGACAATAAAAGTTGAGACAAATAGGGAGGCATATGATGGTCAATAAAAGATTATTATCACTTTGTGAGGATTCAAAAAAGTGGGTAGGTATGACGGTTTTAATGAACTGGATATCTATAATATGCAATATTGCAATAGTAGTTTATATAGGGAACGTAGTAGACAAACTATATAATAATGATTTTAATATAAATATGCTAGGTTCAGCGATATTTATAATAGCAATGCTAGGAATTAGATTTGTATGTAATTTCTTATCAACAAAATTTTCTTCTAAATCTTCAACAGAAGTAAGAAAAGGATTAAGATCGAAAATATATCAAAAGTTATTAGATTTAGGTGTTAACTATAAGGATACAATATCAACTTCATCAACTGTGCAAATATCAGTAGATGGAGTAGAAGCCTTAGAAATATACTTTGGTAGATATTTACCGCAATTATTTTATAGTTTATTAGCACCACTTACATTATTTGTAGTGGTAGCGCCAATAAGCTTTAAGGCAGCCATAGTATTATTAATATGTGTACCTTTAATACCGGTATCAATAATAGCTGTAATGAAATTTGCTAAAAAACTATTAGGAAAGTATTGGGGGATATACACTAATTTAGGAGATTCTTTCTTAGAAAACTTACATGGACTTACAACATTAAAGATATATGATTTAGATGCAGAAAAAAATGAAGAAATGAATAAAGAAGCTGAAAATTTCAGAAATATAACTATGAAAGTATTATCAATGCAATTAAACTCTATAAATATTATGGACCTTATTGCTTTTGGAGGATCAGCTCTAGGGATAATAATCGCTATAAGTCAATATAGCCAAGGAAATATAACTATAGGTCAAGTACTTATAATAATATTACTTTCATCAGAATTCTTTATACCACTTAGACTTCTTGGATCATATTTCCACGTAGCTATGAATGGTATGGCTGCAAGTGATAAAATATTTAATTTATTAGATACAGAAATAGAAAAAATAGAAAATTTAACTAAAGAAGAAATGAATTTATTAAAAGATATAAATATAGAAATAAAAAATGTAGACTTTAGTTATAACAAAGAAAGAAAAGTACTTAAAAATGTAAATGTAACTATACCAAAAGGAAAAATGATTGCCTTAGTTGGAGAAAGTGGATGTGGTAAGAGTACTATAACTAACTTACTATTAAAACAAGAAAAAGTAGATAGTGGTGAAATAACACTAAATGGAATAAATTTAAATTATATACCATTTGAAGTATTAACTAAAAAGGTTGGATTTATAAACCATAGTGCATACATATTTAATGGAACAATAGAAGACAACTTAAGGATGGGTAAATTTGATGCAAATGAAAGAGAAATAAATGAAGCACTTAAAAAAGCTAATTTATATGATTTTGTACAAAGCTTACCAGAAAAGTTACAAACAAATGTTGGAGAAGGTGGAGCGTTTCTATCAGGTGGTCAAAAGCAAAGATTAGCTTTAGCTAGAACTATAATAACAAATCCAGAGATATATATATTTGATGAAGCAACCTCAAATATAGATGTAGAAAGTGAAGAAAAAATATGGAAGGCTATATATGAGTTAGCAGAAAATAAAACTGTTATAGTAATATCTCATAGATTAGCCAATGTTAAAAATGCAGATAACATTTATGTATTAGATAAAGGGAATATAGTAGAAAGTGGAAGTCATAAAGACCTTATGATGTATAATGGAAAATATGCACAATTAGTAAATCATCAAATAAGCTTAGAAAGTATATACAAGGAGAACGTAATGCAAAAGGAGGTGGCTATAAGTGAATAATAGACAATCAGGTATGAAAATTATGGCAAGGCTTATAAAAATACTTAAGCCGCTAGCACCAGTTATGATGATAACAATAAGCTTTGGAGTACTAGGATTTTTAGCTGCAATAGCAATAACAACTTTTGGAGGGGTTGCTATTGCTACAAAGCTTGGAATAGATATGTCAGTAACATTTAAAACAAGTATAACTGTAATAATAGTATGTGCAGTACTTAGAGGATTACTTAGATATATAGAACAATATTCGGGTCACTATATAGCCTTTAAGATACTTGCAATACTTAGAGATAAGGTATATAAAGCACTTAGAAAATTAGCACCATCAAAGCTAGAATCTAAGGAAAAGGGAAATTTAATTTCAGTAATAACAAGTGATATAGAATTATTAGAAGTATTTTACGCTCATACAGTAGCTCCAATAGCTATAGCGATAATTACTTCTATAATAATAGCTTTAGTTTTAGGAAGTATCAATGTATACTTTGGATTAATATCAGCAGGATTTTATATAATAGTAGGTTATGTAATACCAGTTTTATCTTCTAAATATGGAAATAAGGCTGGAGTAGAATATAGAGAAGAATTTGCTAAAACAAATAGCTTCTTATTAGAATCCTTAAAAGGTATAAAAGAAGTATTGTTATTTAATCAAGGTGAAAAAAGATTAGCTAAAATAAATGAAAATAGTGATAAACTAAATGCTAAATTAGATGATATCAAAAAACATGAAGGTATAATAAGAGCTTGTACAGATGTAACTATAATGATAGCTATATTAACTTTCTTATTTGTTGGTATACACTTAATGCAAAATAATGTATTAAATTTAGGAGAGTTAATAGTAGCAATAGTATTATTATCTAGTTCATTTGGTCCAGTTGTAGCTTTAAGTAACTTATCAAATAACTTAATACATACTTTTGCTTGTGCTCAAAGATTATTTAATATATTAGATGAAGTACCAGCAGTTGATGAAGTAGAAGGTGAAATAAGTCTTAAAACTTCAGAGATGTCTATAGAAAATATGGACTTTAACTACGGTGATAGAAATGAAAAGTTATTAAATAATATAAACCTAGATATAAGAAAAGGTGAAAAAATAGCTATACTTGGTGAAAGTGGATGCGGTAAGAGCACATTACTTAAGCTTATGATGAGATTTTGGGATGTAAACAAGGGATCTATAAATATAGATAATAATAATATAAAAAATGTTCCAACTAAGACTTTAAGAAAAACTCAAACTTTAGTTACACAAGAGACTTTCTTATTTAATGATAGTATAGAAAATAACATAAAAATAGGTAAAATAGATGCTACTGAAGAAGAAGTAATACAAGCTTGTAAAAAAGCATCAATACATGAGTTTATAACTACTTTACCACAAGGATATAAGACTAATGTTGGTGAGTTAGGAGGAAATTTATCTTCAGGAGAAAGACAAAGATTAGGTATAGCTAGAGCTTTTCTACATGATGGAGATATATTAATCCTTGATGAACCTACAAGTAACTTAGATACTTTAAATGAAGCTGAAATACTAAAGAGCTTAGAAAATCATTGTAAAGATAAAACTATTGTAATGGTATCTCATAGAAAGTCAAGTGCAGCTATATGCGATAAAAAGATTTATGTTAAAAATAATACATTAACTTATAACTAAAGGTGAAATTATGACTAGAATAGAAAAAGAAAAACAAACTATAGATCTTATGATAAATATATATTGTAAAAAGAAGCATAAGGGCAAAGATGGATTATGTGAAGAGTGCCAAGAATTATTAGAATATGCATATAAGAGACTTGATTTTTGTAAGTTTGGAAATGAAAAGAGCTTTTGTAGCAAATGTCCGATACATTGCTATAAAAAGGATATGAAGGCTAAAGTTAAGGATGTTATGAAATTTTCTGGACCTAGGCTTATGATATATAGTCCTATTCAGTTTATTAAACATATATTTGAGTAAATAAAATTGTCTTCAAGAAGACAAGATAAATAGATTAAGATACTATAAAGAATAATAAAAGATAAAATATGTCTAAAACCTATATGAAGATAATTTGATTTAATAAAAATCAGTATCTTTATATAGGTTTTTATTATATAAATATATTTTATATTTGAATCTAGATATTCAGAGGAAGATTTTTTAATAATAACTTGAAAAAGTGATAATGTATTAATTTAAGTAAAATATCAAATGAAGTGAGTTTTTATGATTAGTTTAATTTAAGGTGTAGCAAATTTATATAATTTTCATATATTAATATAATGTTATATTTATATAAATAAAGGTTATTGGAGGTATATTAGCGTATGCTATCTTATGGATACTTATTGGACTTAGCTTTAATATTATTAAGTACAAAACTTTTAGGTATAATTACTAAAAAGTTTAAAATGCCTCAAGTAGTAGGTGCATTGTTAGCAGGATTAATATTTGGTCCTGCAATGCT
The Romboutsia ilealis genome window above contains:
- a CDS encoding helix-turn-helix transcriptional regulator, translated to MHTIANILEDFFYCLQLPIKAIDENYNLIYSVGVNEQLEDFTSSDLFIEKIKGLKENYPFSIIDFEDNINFLLVPISKFDKNKGFFIVGPFRSVDNTYINIHYLPNTCIKYVYNLLTTINDDKFSKGRINHQFSPYVKKAVEYSIKNFDSPISIDSICNELNINKSYFCKIFKSETGYTFTNFLNIFRVEKSKKLLKNSNLSLLDVAVSVGFNSQNYYSSVFKKITNKTPLEYKQEVKL
- a CDS encoding NEAT domain-containing protein, with translation MKYIKSILSVMLVAVFMMASGINASALELSEVESGIYEVQNDVNHESEIGMSMARSYLDPTMKLEIKGGKVYYTIKFSGANYMKDHKISINGENVNLDIINEDNENHTIELGFETDTIEPDMKASMYVDAMGRDVEFGIITKTDTLKLIEKIEEPEEEVVEEEVVEEEVVEEEANSTVEAATDTTSNNNTILYVGIGVVVVLVAAFLIMKGKK
- a CDS encoding class D sortase, which produces MKSKTSKILIIVGLLICVGSLSIKGYSKYLENKATKSFEEKIDKNTKESKEDDFTNVKAGDEIAIINIPSIKLNTVVVESIEKQYLKHYVCHFENSAMPGQYGNFSLAGHSSYRYNEVFNELHKISLEDEIIIKTLNNEFTYVVKDIFEVDPEDTYVLDQDNEKKELTIVTCTNNGKNRLIVKAEIAEDENNNK
- the isdE gene encoding heme ABC transporter substrate-binding protein IsdE — encoded protein: MKVKKYITSIVMMTLSLALTVGCSSSETNDKQTNEVNSGEEVVVATSVAVTEILDKLGVKVSGVPTTSYDLPESAKDATEVGSPMNPDMEIIKSLNPTVVVSVDTLGEDYKKTFTQNNIPSEFVNLTNVDGLKETVKTLGERFDKTDKANEILKELEDKEAALSNKEKNDEKVMILFGAPGSVMIGTNKSYVGNLVQICGGNNVFSEGSSSYIQVNMEEIIKANPDKILVMMHALPEETKKTVEQELAKDSWKSINAVKNDKVIYLDTEYFGMSANLKAIEALDILGDILYEQ
- a CDS encoding FecCD family ABC transporter permease → MSSKILNLENNKKLIYILISIVVLATIVLYSIKTGSIEISFNELIKGLMSNDNSGNIGIIKDIRLPRVLSAVLIGSSLGVAGTLLQAVMKNPLADPGITGISSGASLVAIIIMVFFPGLNEFKPVVSFIGGSVAGIMVYLIAYDKGFSPIRIVLAGVAINALLTSMASIVTMFNGGVQNSIDMWLSGSLATVTKSDVNILAICTILGISLALMTGKTCNLLSLGDKTSKSLGVDTTKQTIIISAIAVFLASTSTGVGGVISFVGLIVPHIARFIIGSNHNYLIPFSSILGSILLVLADTLGRTMFKPYEIPVGLVMSVIGAPFFIYLLKRRKR
- a CDS encoding ABC transporter ATP-binding protein — protein: MLKGKNIDFSYSKDKTFIKNLNIDIPKGKVTTILGPNGSGKSTLLSILSCFNKPQKGDIYLDDIKLNKLKYKEIAKHIACVHQHNSAPEDIDVETLVSYGRSPYKKNKKEDKRLIDFAIKATNLSEIRHEKVMDLSGGQRQRAFIAMSLAQNTEVLLLDEPTTYLDIYHQIEILEVVKKLNEEHNITIVMVLHDINQAIKYSHNIVIMKNGSIVNEGSPSKIINENIIKDVYQVEGFIGKDEDEIYFIPRKVC
- a CDS encoding YbaN family protein, with amino-acid sequence MSKLKKAMYLLVGLIAFVLGFIGIFLPLLPTTPLFLLTSFCLLKSSEKLNEKFMQTKMYEKYVKSFVEKGGMTLKAKLCLTVPVSLLLLFMFLTIENTMMRMIIIIMWLAKVIVFTRMKTIKVETNREAYDGQ
- a CDS encoding ABC transporter ATP-binding protein/permease gives rise to the protein MVNKRLLSLCEDSKKWVGMTVLMNWISIICNIAIVVYIGNVVDKLYNNDFNINMLGSAIFIIAMLGIRFVCNFLSTKFSSKSSTEVRKGLRSKIYQKLLDLGVNYKDTISTSSTVQISVDGVEALEIYFGRYLPQLFYSLLAPLTLFVVVAPISFKAAIVLLICVPLIPVSIIAVMKFAKKLLGKYWGIYTNLGDSFLENLHGLTTLKIYDLDAEKNEEMNKEAENFRNITMKVLSMQLNSINIMDLIAFGGSALGIIIAISQYSQGNITIGQVLIIILLSSEFFIPLRLLGSYFHVAMNGMAASDKIFNLLDTEIEKIENLTKEEMNLLKDINIEIKNVDFSYNKERKVLKNVNVTIPKGKMIALVGESGCGKSTITNLLLKQEKVDSGEITLNGINLNYIPFEVLTKKVGFINHSAYIFNGTIEDNLRMGKFDANEREINEALKKANLYDFVQSLPEKLQTNVGEGGAFLSGGQKQRLALARTIITNPEIYIFDEATSNIDVESEEKIWKAIYELAENKTVIVISHRLANVKNADNIYVLDKGNIVESGSHKDLMMYNGKYAQLVNHQISLESIYKENVMQKEVAISE
- the cydC gene encoding thiol reductant ABC exporter subunit CydC, which codes for MNNRQSGMKIMARLIKILKPLAPVMMITISFGVLGFLAAIAITTFGGVAIATKLGIDMSVTFKTSITVIIVCAVLRGLLRYIEQYSGHYIAFKILAILRDKVYKALRKLAPSKLESKEKGNLISVITSDIELLEVFYAHTVAPIAIAIITSIIIALVLGSINVYFGLISAGFYIIVGYVIPVLSSKYGNKAGVEYREEFAKTNSFLLESLKGIKEVLLFNQGEKRLAKINENSDKLNAKLDDIKKHEGIIRACTDVTIMIAILTFLFVGIHLMQNNVLNLGELIVAIVLLSSSFGPVVALSNLSNNLIHTFACAQRLFNILDEVPAVDEVEGEISLKTSEMSIENMDFNYGDRNEKLLNNINLDIRKGEKIAILGESGCGKSTLLKLMMRFWDVNKGSINIDNNNIKNVPTKTLRKTQTLVTQETFLFNDSIENNIKIGKIDATEEEVIQACKKASIHEFITTLPQGYKTNVGELGGNLSSGERQRLGIARAFLHDGDILILDEPTSNLDTLNEAEILKSLENHCKDKTIVMVSHRKSSAAICDKKIYVKNNTLTYN
- a CDS encoding nitrous oxide-stimulated promoter family protein — protein: MTRIEKEKQTIDLMINIYCKKKHKGKDGLCEECQELLEYAYKRLDFCKFGNEKSFCSKCPIHCYKKDMKAKVKDVMKFSGPRLMIYSPIQFIKHIFE